One Actinomycetes bacterium genomic region harbors:
- a CDS encoding substrate-binding domain-containing protein: MRKRSLLAVTALAVAAVALAACSSSSSSGSSGGSSAGTSAAASTGTSTAASGASLGKVGVILPDTKSSARWENNDRPSLKKAFDAANIQSDIQNAEGDVPKFGQICDAMITEQVKVLIIVNLDSQSGTACLNKAKAAGIKTIDYDRLTLGGGADYYVSFDNVKVGELQGQGLIKCLTDKGVTKANIVYINGAATDNNAALFKQGYVQALKAKIASGAYKLVGDQSGNWDPNVAQTVWEQFYTAQKGNIQGAIVANDGMGGGVAAAMAKEGVLGKIPFTGQDATDEGLQRVLLGQQCVTVFKNTNLEAALASKIAIALINGQDASSIATSQIEDTQTKKMVAFAAATPVAIFKDNVKVVIDSGYTTAKNVCTGAAAAVCTQEGIS; the protein is encoded by the coding sequence ATGCGCAAGCGTTCCCTGTTGGCCGTCACCGCACTCGCGGTAGCGGCCGTGGCCCTTGCGGCCTGTAGCAGCAGCTCGAGCAGCGGCTCGAGCGGCGGCTCGAGCGCCGGCACCAGCGCGGCCGCGAGCACGGGTACCTCCACGGCGGCGAGCGGAGCCTCGCTTGGCAAGGTCGGTGTGATCCTGCCCGACACCAAGTCCTCGGCCCGCTGGGAGAACAACGACCGTCCGTCGTTGAAGAAGGCTTTCGACGCCGCCAACATCCAGTCGGACATCCAGAACGCCGAGGGTGACGTGCCCAAGTTCGGGCAGATCTGCGACGCGATGATCACCGAGCAGGTCAAGGTGCTCATCATCGTCAACCTCGACTCGCAGAGCGGCACCGCGTGCCTGAACAAGGCCAAGGCGGCCGGGATCAAGACCATCGACTACGACCGGCTGACGCTGGGCGGCGGCGCGGACTACTACGTGTCCTTCGACAACGTCAAGGTCGGCGAGCTGCAGGGTCAGGGCCTCATCAAGTGCCTGACCGACAAGGGCGTCACCAAGGCCAACATCGTCTACATCAACGGTGCCGCCACCGACAACAACGCGGCGCTGTTCAAGCAGGGCTACGTCCAGGCGCTGAAGGCCAAGATCGCCTCGGGTGCCTACAAGCTGGTCGGCGACCAGAGCGGCAACTGGGACCCGAACGTCGCCCAGACGGTGTGGGAGCAGTTCTACACCGCTCAGAAGGGCAACATCCAGGGTGCCATCGTGGCCAACGACGGCATGGGTGGCGGCGTGGCCGCGGCCATGGCCAAGGAGGGCGTGCTCGGCAAGATCCCCTTCACCGGTCAGGACGCGACGGACGAGGGCCTGCAGCGCGTGCTGCTCGGCCAGCAGTGCGTGACCGTCTTCAAGAACACCAACCTCGAGGCCGCCCTGGCCTCGAAGATCGCCATCGCGCTGATCAACGGTCAGGACGCCTCGAGCATCGCCACGAGCCAGATCGAGGACACCCAGACCAAGAAGATGGTGGCCTTCGCGGCCGCGACGCCCGTCGCGATCTTCAAGGACAACGTGAAGGTCGTCATCGACTCCGGCTACACCACCGCTAAGAATGTCTGCACTGGTGCCGCTGCTGCCGTTTGCACCCAGGAGGGCATCAGCTAG
- a CDS encoding ABC transporter permease, producing MTTTAPAVATAESAQAQELGVVDSLKAYRDKLRGGDVGSLPAVLGLIVLFVIFSALRPDTFKTAANFANLINQGVAVTTISMGLIFVLLLGEIDLSAGVTAGTCGAVMGWTLFNHHWPWWAGILACLLTGAVIGLFIGLVVTRLGIPSFVVTLATFLSLQGVMLAIIGEGGTVPITDKQVLAINNNNLPIWAGWLLFAVCVGGYALLGYSRMISRRRSGLATQSVLVWGLKSLILAVLLGYATYILNKDRSFNKAVTIQGVPQVVVLMLVLLLGLTFLLVRLPFGRHVYAIGGNAEAARRAGINVKLVKTICFMICSTMAGVAGILYASRNNSISPTTGTGTDLLLAVGAAVIGGCSLFGGKGRVIDAVIGGLVVAVISNGMLLLGLKAAWVYIFTGLVLLVAATVDALSRRRAAAAG from the coding sequence ATGACCACCACCGCACCCGCTGTCGCCACGGCGGAGAGCGCGCAGGCCCAAGAGCTCGGAGTCGTCGACAGCCTCAAGGCCTACCGCGACAAGCTGCGCGGCGGCGATGTCGGCTCGCTGCCCGCCGTACTCGGCCTGATCGTCTTGTTCGTCATCTTCTCGGCCCTTCGCCCGGACACCTTCAAGACCGCCGCGAACTTCGCGAACCTGATCAACCAGGGCGTGGCGGTGACCACGATCTCAATGGGCCTGATCTTCGTCCTCTTGCTCGGCGAGATCGACCTGTCCGCAGGCGTCACCGCCGGCACCTGTGGTGCGGTCATGGGATGGACCCTGTTCAACCACCACTGGCCGTGGTGGGCCGGCATCCTGGCCTGCCTGCTGACCGGCGCCGTCATCGGCCTGTTCATCGGGCTCGTCGTCACGCGACTGGGCATCCCGTCCTTCGTCGTGACGCTGGCGACGTTCCTCAGCCTGCAGGGCGTGATGCTCGCGATCATCGGCGAGGGCGGCACCGTCCCGATCACCGACAAGCAGGTGCTCGCGATCAACAACAACAACCTGCCGATCTGGGCCGGGTGGCTGCTCTTCGCGGTCTGCGTGGGCGGGTACGCCCTGCTCGGCTACTCGCGCATGATCTCGCGGCGCCGCAGCGGGCTGGCGACACAGAGCGTGCTGGTCTGGGGACTGAAGTCGCTGATACTCGCCGTCCTGCTCGGGTACGCGACCTACATCCTGAACAAGGACCGCAGCTTCAACAAGGCGGTCACCATCCAGGGCGTGCCCCAGGTCGTCGTCCTCATGCTCGTGCTGTTGCTGGGTCTGACCTTCCTGCTCGTGCGGCTGCCCTTCGGGCGCCACGTCTACGCGATCGGCGGCAACGCCGAGGCTGCCCGTCGCGCCGGCATCAACGTGAAGCTGGTCAAGACGATCTGCTTCATGATCTGTTCGACCATGGCCGGAGTGGCGGGCATCCTCTACGCCAGCCGCAACAACTCCATCTCGCCGACCACCGGAACGGGCACGGACCTGCTGCTCGCCGTCGGCGCCGCCGTCATCGGCGGCTGTTCGCTGTTCGGTGGCAAGGGCCGCGTGATCGACGCCGTCATCGGTGGCCTGGTCGTCGCGGTCATCAGCAACGGCATGCTCCTGCTGGGGCTCAAGGCCGCGTGGGTGTACATCTTCACCGGCCTGGTCCTCCTCGTCGCCGCGACGGTCGACGCGCTTTCCCGGCGCCGAGCCGCGGCAGCGGGGTGA
- a CDS encoding ATP-binding cassette domain-containing protein has protein sequence MTVTAERPSPQTGTGGGPLVTLRDVNKSFGPVHVLRGVDLDVYSGKVTALVGDNGAGKSTLIKGLAGIHGFDSGVYTFEGQEVHVHTPRDANDLGIEVVYQDLALCDNLDIVHNMFLGREQTKNGLLDETEMERKAGETLAGLSVRTVTSIRQVVASLSGGQRQTVAIARAVLWNSKVVILDEPTAALGVAQTEQVLRLVRRLADRGLAVILISHNLNDVFAVADDIAVLYLGQMVAQIDAASVNNQQVVELITAGRSGDIGLPRPEPVPGGTETLPPIPEDVLPHVMSGDEE, from the coding sequence ATGACCGTCACAGCAGAACGCCCGTCGCCGCAGACCGGGACAGGGGGCGGCCCCCTGGTGACCCTGCGCGACGTGAACAAGAGCTTCGGGCCGGTCCATGTCCTGCGCGGCGTGGACCTTGACGTCTACTCGGGCAAGGTCACCGCGCTCGTCGGCGACAACGGCGCCGGCAAGAGCACCCTGATCAAGGGGCTCGCCGGGATCCACGGGTTCGACTCGGGCGTCTACACCTTCGAGGGCCAAGAGGTCCACGTCCACACCCCGCGCGACGCCAACGACCTCGGGATCGAGGTCGTCTACCAGGACCTGGCGTTGTGCGACAACCTCGACATCGTCCACAACATGTTCCTGGGCCGCGAGCAGACCAAGAACGGGTTGCTCGACGAGACCGAGATGGAGCGCAAGGCGGGGGAGACCCTCGCCGGGCTGTCCGTCCGCACGGTCACCTCCATCCGGCAGGTCGTGGCCAGCCTCTCCGGTGGCCAACGCCAGACCGTGGCCATCGCGCGGGCGGTCCTCTGGAACTCCAAGGTGGTCATCCTCGACGAGCCCACCGCCGCCCTGGGTGTGGCCCAGACCGAGCAGGTGCTGCGTCTGGTACGCCGCCTCGCCGACCGCGGCCTCGCGGTGATCCTCATCAGCCACAACCTCAATGACGTGTTCGCCGTCGCGGACGACATCGCCGTCCTCTACCTCGGCCAGATGGTGGCGCAGATCGACGCCGCGTCGGTCAACAACCAGCAGGTGGTGGAGCTGATCACCGCCGGTCGCAGCGGTGACATCGGTCTGCCGCGCCCAGAGCCTGTTCCCGGTGGCACCGAGACGCTTCCCCCCATCCCCGAGGACGTCCTCCCTCACGTGATGTCAGGAGACGAGGAATGA
- the xylB gene encoding xylulokinase gives MPLVAGVDSSTQSVKVVVRDVATGALVRSGRAAHPEGTECPPQAWWRALTEASAGLLDDVAVIGVAGQQHGMVALDDAGAVIRPAILWNDTRSAPDAADLIAELGGPEEWARTVGLVPVASFTVTKLRWMARVEPEHAARTARVLLPHDWLTWCLAGRGEEPTTDRGDASGTGYWSGPAGAYREDLLVRALGHPAVPPRVAAPAEVVGSTPDGVLLAPGTGDNMGAALGLALSPGDVAVSLGTSGTAFAVSDTPAADASGQVAGFADATGRFLPLVATLNAARVLTAGASLLGVDTAAFSDLALSAPAGADGLVLLPYLDGERTPNLPDARGSLHGITRSNLTPANVARACVEGMLCGLADAVDALVRQGVRPRRVFLIGGAAASPAVQEVAAALFGVAVHVPPPGEYVADGAARQAAWALAGGVEPPHWPLGAVSVVERDPAPEVRERYARTRGAAHPG, from the coding sequence ATGCCGCTCGTCGCCGGGGTCGACTCCTCCACGCAGTCGGTGAAGGTCGTCGTGCGTGACGTCGCCACCGGTGCGCTGGTCCGTAGCGGCCGTGCGGCACACCCCGAGGGGACGGAATGCCCGCCGCAGGCGTGGTGGCGCGCGCTCACCGAGGCGAGTGCGGGCCTGCTCGACGACGTCGCCGTCATCGGGGTGGCCGGCCAGCAGCACGGCATGGTCGCGCTGGACGACGCCGGGGCGGTGATCCGCCCCGCGATCCTCTGGAACGACACCCGATCGGCGCCCGACGCCGCGGACCTCATCGCCGAGCTCGGTGGTCCCGAGGAGTGGGCGCGGACGGTGGGGCTGGTGCCGGTCGCGAGCTTCACGGTCACCAAGCTGCGCTGGATGGCCCGGGTCGAGCCCGAGCACGCCGCGCGCACCGCCCGGGTGCTGCTCCCGCACGACTGGCTCACCTGGTGCCTGGCCGGCCGCGGCGAGGAGCCGACGACCGACCGCGGGGACGCGTCCGGCACCGGGTACTGGTCGGGGCCTGCGGGGGCTTACCGGGAGGACCTGCTGGTGCGCGCGCTGGGACACCCGGCGGTGCCTCCCCGTGTCGCCGCGCCGGCCGAGGTCGTGGGCAGCACCCCGGACGGCGTTCTGCTCGCCCCGGGGACCGGCGACAACATGGGCGCGGCGCTCGGGCTCGCACTGAGCCCTGGGGACGTGGCGGTGTCCCTGGGTACGTCGGGTACGGCCTTCGCGGTCAGCGACACACCCGCCGCGGACGCCAGCGGCCAGGTCGCGGGGTTCGCCGACGCCACCGGTCGCTTCCTGCCGCTCGTGGCCACGCTCAACGCGGCCCGGGTGCTGACGGCGGGCGCGTCGCTCCTCGGCGTCGACACGGCCGCCTTCAGCGACCTCGCGCTGTCTGCCCCGGCGGGAGCCGATGGCCTCGTCCTCCTGCCCTACCTCGACGGGGAGCGCACCCCCAACCTGCCCGACGCGCGAGGGAGCCTGCACGGGATCACCAGGAGCAACCTCACGCCGGCCAACGTGGCCCGCGCCTGCGTCGAGGGCATGCTCTGCGGCCTCGCCGACGCGGTGGACGCGCTCGTCCGGCAGGGCGTACGCCCGCGCCGGGTGTTCCTGATCGGCGGCGCGGCCGCCTCACCCGCGGTCCAGGAGGTCGCGGCGGCGCTGTTCGGGGTCGCGGTCCACGTGCCACCCCCGGGCGAGTACGTCGCCGACGGTGCCGCCCGCCAGGCGGCCTGGGCGCTGGCGGGCGGAGTGGAGCCCCCGCACTGGCCGCTAGGCGCCGTCAGCGTCGTCGAGCGCGACCCTGCCCCAGAGGTGCGCGAGCGGTACGCCCGGACTCGGGGCGCGGCCCATCCGGGTTAA
- a CDS encoding ROK family protein: protein MNELSHARPGRTQDEVRRHNLSVLLRAVHVQGPTSRARLTAATGLNRSTIGTLAAELAEAGLIREETLGERHGAGRPSLVVTPERERVYVLALDIGVDRVVAARVGLGGQILDRRQFGLSTQDYEPVKLLRRAATATRALSQTTPGRSLLVGVGIAVPAIVRRDDGLVRLAPNLGWVDVPLADLVAKHVAATVPISVGNDADLGALAEHVRGGAADVQDLIYLSGEVGLGGGIITGGQAMSGVSGYAGEVGHMVINPGGRPCHCGGRGCLETEVGEDAVRAATGHPADASFGDVVAAAARGEAATLAGLREVGRVLGLGVTNMVNIFNPAVVIFGGQMQHLLPYVEHELREALASGLRPSSDGVRLIAPGLGDDSTLLGAAERAFEGLLDDPIGRLSALRAGA from the coding sequence GTGAACGAGCTCTCGCACGCACGCCCCGGTCGGACCCAGGACGAGGTTCGGCGGCACAACCTCTCGGTTCTGCTGCGCGCCGTCCACGTCCAGGGTCCGACCTCACGGGCGAGGCTCACGGCCGCCACGGGCCTCAATCGCAGCACCATCGGGACCCTGGCGGCGGAGCTGGCCGAGGCGGGCCTCATTCGCGAGGAGACCCTCGGCGAGCGGCACGGAGCGGGGCGCCCGTCGCTGGTCGTCACCCCCGAGCGGGAGCGGGTCTACGTGCTCGCGCTCGACATCGGCGTCGACCGCGTCGTCGCTGCCCGGGTCGGGTTGGGCGGGCAGATCCTGGACCGGCGTCAGTTCGGGCTGAGCACGCAGGACTACGAGCCGGTCAAGCTGCTGCGGCGCGCAGCGACTGCGACCCGCGCGCTGAGCCAGACCACACCGGGGCGCTCGCTCCTGGTCGGTGTGGGCATCGCGGTGCCGGCCATCGTCCGGCGCGACGACGGGCTGGTTCGGCTGGCCCCCAACCTGGGCTGGGTGGACGTCCCCCTGGCCGACCTGGTCGCCAAGCACGTCGCGGCGACGGTCCCGATCAGCGTCGGCAACGACGCCGACCTCGGCGCGCTGGCCGAGCACGTACGCGGCGGCGCCGCCGACGTCCAGGACCTCATCTACCTCTCCGGCGAGGTCGGCCTGGGCGGGGGGATCATCACCGGCGGGCAGGCCATGTCCGGCGTGAGCGGCTACGCCGGGGAGGTCGGCCACATGGTCATCAACCCCGGTGGCCGGCCGTGCCACTGCGGGGGGCGTGGCTGCCTGGAGACGGAGGTCGGCGAGGATGCCGTCCGCGCGGCCACCGGACACCCGGCGGACGCCTCCTTCGGCGACGTGGTGGCGGCGGCCGCCCGTGGCGAGGCAGCCACCCTGGCGGGGCTGCGTGAGGTGGGCCGGGTGCTCGGCCTCGGCGTGACCAACATGGTCAACATCTTCAACCCGGCGGTGGTCATCTTCGGCGGGCAGATGCAGCACCTGCTGCCCTACGTCGAGCACGAGCTGCGAGAGGCCCTGGCCAGCGGGCTCCGGCCGTCCAGCGACGGGGTGCGCCTCATCGCACCCGGGCTGGGCGACGACTCGACGCTGCTGGGCGCGGCCGAGCGAGCCTTCGAAGGGCTGCTCGACGACCCGATCGGGCGCCTGTCCGCGCTGCGTGCGGGGGCGTAG